Proteins found in one Syngnathus acus chromosome 9, fSynAcu1.2, whole genome shotgun sequence genomic segment:
- the LOC119127530 gene encoding beta-1,3-galactosyl-O-glycosyl-glycoprotein beta-1,6-N-acetylglucosaminyltransferase 4-like isoform X1 gives MCCHTNRDLSRVVQKKFGSQSPGQSKNEMCLLKLVYLKVTVCDSTYIDPHGITGNLSGIHSHTYDVNCTAIYELDPVEIGKALELKQKVLVAVNDESTVSLTSDCPTFLKTRHYNGVAISAVEHNFPLAYSLVVHKNAPMVERILHAIYAPQNIYCIHYDQKSSPTFIKAMENLARCVPSVFIASKLESVKYAHISRLNADLNCLSDLLRSEVKWKYVINLCGQDFPLKSNNELVRELKQLNGNNMLESSRPSKLKKQRFSFHHELKNVLHEYQSIPVKTAIAKDIPPHGIMVFIGSAYFVLSREFVNYISNNKVVKDFLAWSADTYSPDEHFWATLVRMPGVPGHIPRSAPDVTDLKSKTRLVKWNYLEGHLYPPCSGIHVRSVCIYGAAELRWLLNDGHWFANKFDPDVDPILISCLEKKLIELQHYYA, from the exons ATGTGCTGTCACACCAACAGAGATCTATCAAG GGTTGTACAGAAAAAGTTTGGATCACAGTCTCCAGGACAGAGCAAG AATGAAA TGTGTTTGCTGAAGCTGGTCTACCTCAAAGTGACAGTGTGCGATAGCACCTATATTGACCCCCATGGAATCACTGGCAACCTATCTGGAATTCACAGCCACACGTATGATGTCAACTGCACCGCTATCTACGAACTTGACCCAGTGGAAATAGGCAAAGCTCTtgagttaaaacaaaaagttctTGTTGCAGTGAATGACGAAAGCACCGTAAGTCTGACCTCGGACTGTCcaacctttttaaaaacaagacattaTAATGGTGTTGCAATTTCAGCGGTAGAGCACAACTTTCCACTGGCTTATTCCCTGGTGGTgcataaaaatgcacccaTGGTGGAGCGTATTCTTCATGCCATCTATGCACCTCAAAACATCTACTGCATTCACTATGACCAAAAGTCTTCTCCAACATTCATTAAGGCCATGGAGAACCTCGCTCGTTGTGTCCCGAGTGTGTTCATTGCCTCAAAACTAGAATCTGTTAAATACGCCCATATTAGCAGACTTAACGCCGATCTCAACTGCCTTTCTGACCTACTGAGGTCAGAGGTCAAGTGGAAATATGTGATCAATCTCTGTGGCCAAGACTTTCCACTCAAGTCCAACAATGAACTAGTAAGAGAGCTGAAGCAGCTGAACGGCAACAACATGCTTGAGTCCAGTCGCCCCAGTAAGCTGAAGAAACAACGCTTCAGCTTTCATCATGAGCTAAAGAATGTGCTGCATGAGTACCAAAGTATTCCTGTGAAAACCGCTATAGCCAAAGATATTCCTCCACATGGAATCATGGTGTTCATTGGGAGTGCATATTTTGTCCTGTCGCGGGAGTTTGTGAATTACATAAGCAACAACAAAGTGGTGAAAGACTTTTTGGCATGGTCAGCAGACACTTATTCACCGGATGAACACTTTTGGGCCACCCTTGTCAGGATGCCAGGAGTACCAGGTCACATTCCCAGGTCAGCTCCAGATGTCACAGACTTAAAGAGTAAGACACGACTTGTTAAATGGAACTATTTAGAAGGGCATTTATATCCACCCTGCTCAGGTATACATGTGAGAAGTGTTTGCATCTATGGAGCTGCAGAACTTCGTTGGCTCCTCAACGATGGTCATTGGTTTGCTAACAAATTTGACCCTGACGTTGACCCAATCTTGATCAGTTGTTTGGAGAAGAAGTTGATAGAACTGCAGCACTACTACGCATAG
- the LOC119127530 gene encoding beta-1,3-galactosyl-O-glycosyl-glycoprotein beta-1,6-N-acetylglucosaminyltransferase 4-like isoform X3 codes for MCLLKLVYLKVTVCDSTYIDPHGITGNLSGIHSHTYDVNCTAIYELDPVEIGKALELKQKVLVAVNDESTVSLTSDCPTFLKTRHYNGVAISAVEHNFPLAYSLVVHKNAPMVERILHAIYAPQNIYCIHYDQKSSPTFIKAMENLARCVPSVFIASKLESVKYAHISRLNADLNCLSDLLRSEVKWKYVINLCGQDFPLKSNNELVRELKQLNGNNMLESSRPSKLKKQRFSFHHELKNVLHEYQSIPVKTAIAKDIPPHGIMVFIGSAYFVLSREFVNYISNNKVVKDFLAWSADTYSPDEHFWATLVRMPGVPGHIPRSAPDVTDLKSKTRLVKWNYLEGHLYPPCSGIHVRSVCIYGAAELRWLLNDGHWFANKFDPDVDPILISCLEKKLIELQHYYA; via the exons A TGTGTTTGCTGAAGCTGGTCTACCTCAAAGTGACAGTGTGCGATAGCACCTATATTGACCCCCATGGAATCACTGGCAACCTATCTGGAATTCACAGCCACACGTATGATGTCAACTGCACCGCTATCTACGAACTTGACCCAGTGGAAATAGGCAAAGCTCTtgagttaaaacaaaaagttctTGTTGCAGTGAATGACGAAAGCACCGTAAGTCTGACCTCGGACTGTCcaacctttttaaaaacaagacattaTAATGGTGTTGCAATTTCAGCGGTAGAGCACAACTTTCCACTGGCTTATTCCCTGGTGGTgcataaaaatgcacccaTGGTGGAGCGTATTCTTCATGCCATCTATGCACCTCAAAACATCTACTGCATTCACTATGACCAAAAGTCTTCTCCAACATTCATTAAGGCCATGGAGAACCTCGCTCGTTGTGTCCCGAGTGTGTTCATTGCCTCAAAACTAGAATCTGTTAAATACGCCCATATTAGCAGACTTAACGCCGATCTCAACTGCCTTTCTGACCTACTGAGGTCAGAGGTCAAGTGGAAATATGTGATCAATCTCTGTGGCCAAGACTTTCCACTCAAGTCCAACAATGAACTAGTAAGAGAGCTGAAGCAGCTGAACGGCAACAACATGCTTGAGTCCAGTCGCCCCAGTAAGCTGAAGAAACAACGCTTCAGCTTTCATCATGAGCTAAAGAATGTGCTGCATGAGTACCAAAGTATTCCTGTGAAAACCGCTATAGCCAAAGATATTCCTCCACATGGAATCATGGTGTTCATTGGGAGTGCATATTTTGTCCTGTCGCGGGAGTTTGTGAATTACATAAGCAACAACAAAGTGGTGAAAGACTTTTTGGCATGGTCAGCAGACACTTATTCACCGGATGAACACTTTTGGGCCACCCTTGTCAGGATGCCAGGAGTACCAGGTCACATTCCCAGGTCAGCTCCAGATGTCACAGACTTAAAGAGTAAGACACGACTTGTTAAATGGAACTATTTAGAAGGGCATTTATATCCACCCTGCTCAGGTATACATGTGAGAAGTGTTTGCATCTATGGAGCTGCAGAACTTCGTTGGCTCCTCAACGATGGTCATTGGTTTGCTAACAAATTTGACCCTGACGTTGACCCAATCTTGATCAGTTGTTTGGAGAAGAAGTTGATAGAACTGCAGCACTACTACGCATAG
- the LOC119127530 gene encoding beta-1,3-galactosyl-O-glycosyl-glycoprotein beta-1,6-N-acetylglucosaminyltransferase 4-like isoform X2, with amino-acid sequence MKVRCGCSIFRVRHRYFLFLLSLVAVCLLKLVYLKVTVCDSTYIDPHGITGNLSGIHSHTYDVNCTAIYELDPVEIGKALELKQKVLVAVNDESTVSLTSDCPTFLKTRHYNGVAISAVEHNFPLAYSLVVHKNAPMVERILHAIYAPQNIYCIHYDQKSSPTFIKAMENLARCVPSVFIASKLESVKYAHISRLNADLNCLSDLLRSEVKWKYVINLCGQDFPLKSNNELVRELKQLNGNNMLESSRPSKLKKQRFSFHHELKNVLHEYQSIPVKTAIAKDIPPHGIMVFIGSAYFVLSREFVNYISNNKVVKDFLAWSADTYSPDEHFWATLVRMPGVPGHIPRSAPDVTDLKSKTRLVKWNYLEGHLYPPCSGIHVRSVCIYGAAELRWLLNDGHWFANKFDPDVDPILISCLEKKLIELQHYYA; translated from the coding sequence ATGAAAGTAAGATGTGGCTGCTCCATATTTAGAGTGAGACACAGGTACTTCCTGTTTCTTCTGTCTCTGGTGGCAGTGTGTTTGCTGAAGCTGGTCTACCTCAAAGTGACAGTGTGCGATAGCACCTATATTGACCCCCATGGAATCACTGGCAACCTATCTGGAATTCACAGCCACACGTATGATGTCAACTGCACCGCTATCTACGAACTTGACCCAGTGGAAATAGGCAAAGCTCTtgagttaaaacaaaaagttctTGTTGCAGTGAATGACGAAAGCACCGTAAGTCTGACCTCGGACTGTCcaacctttttaaaaacaagacattaTAATGGTGTTGCAATTTCAGCGGTAGAGCACAACTTTCCACTGGCTTATTCCCTGGTGGTgcataaaaatgcacccaTGGTGGAGCGTATTCTTCATGCCATCTATGCACCTCAAAACATCTACTGCATTCACTATGACCAAAAGTCTTCTCCAACATTCATTAAGGCCATGGAGAACCTCGCTCGTTGTGTCCCGAGTGTGTTCATTGCCTCAAAACTAGAATCTGTTAAATACGCCCATATTAGCAGACTTAACGCCGATCTCAACTGCCTTTCTGACCTACTGAGGTCAGAGGTCAAGTGGAAATATGTGATCAATCTCTGTGGCCAAGACTTTCCACTCAAGTCCAACAATGAACTAGTAAGAGAGCTGAAGCAGCTGAACGGCAACAACATGCTTGAGTCCAGTCGCCCCAGTAAGCTGAAGAAACAACGCTTCAGCTTTCATCATGAGCTAAAGAATGTGCTGCATGAGTACCAAAGTATTCCTGTGAAAACCGCTATAGCCAAAGATATTCCTCCACATGGAATCATGGTGTTCATTGGGAGTGCATATTTTGTCCTGTCGCGGGAGTTTGTGAATTACATAAGCAACAACAAAGTGGTGAAAGACTTTTTGGCATGGTCAGCAGACACTTATTCACCGGATGAACACTTTTGGGCCACCCTTGTCAGGATGCCAGGAGTACCAGGTCACATTCCCAGGTCAGCTCCAGATGTCACAGACTTAAAGAGTAAGACACGACTTGTTAAATGGAACTATTTAGAAGGGCATTTATATCCACCCTGCTCAGGTATACATGTGAGAAGTGTTTGCATCTATGGAGCTGCAGAACTTCGTTGGCTCCTCAACGATGGTCATTGGTTTGCTAACAAATTTGACCCTGACGTTGACCCAATCTTGATCAGTTGTTTGGAGAAGAAGTTGATAGAACTGCAGCACTACTACGCATAG